From a region of the Budorcas taxicolor isolate Tak-1 chromosome 9, Takin1.1, whole genome shotgun sequence genome:
- the RIPPLY2 gene encoding protein ripply2, with protein MEVAKRTESRSSQCAHLCRPPPAPDLPMQHRGADSGYSALAPPRAYPAPSLPPAPSRLLPSALPAPHPPRPGSAAVRSPGSRFAFFLRALCSPPRRSAVFWRPWTEDGGEKEQEAPHHAVEAMPDGLGITDASGKLSQYRHPVRLFWPKSKCYDYLYQEAEALLKNFPIQATISFYEDSDSEDETEELICEN; from the exons ATGGAGGTCGCGAAACGTACGGAGAGCCGAAGCAGCCAGTGCGCGCACCTCTGTCGCCCGCCGCCAGCTCCGGATCTTCCGATGCAGCACAGGGGCGCGGACTCCGGGTACAGCGCCTTGGCCCCGCCTCGCGCTTACCCTGCTCCATCCCTCCCGCCTGCGCCTTCCCGGCTCCTCCCCTCGGCTCTCCCAGCCCCACACCCTCCCCGCCCTGGCTCAGCTGCGGTCAGGTCTCCTGGGTCTAGGTTCGCATTTTTTCTGCGCGCCCTGTGCTCCCCACCTCGCAGATCCGCAGTCTTCTGGAGACCGTGGACTGAAGACGGAGGAGAGAAGGAGCAGGAGGCACCGCACCACGCCGTGGAGGCG ATGCCAGATGGCCTCGGAATAACGGACGCCTCAGGAAAGCTTTCCCAATACAGACACCCAGTCAG ACTATTTTGGCCAAAATCAAAGTGTTATGATTACTTATATCAAGAAGCAGAAGCTCTTCTGAAAAATTTTCCAATTCAAGCCACAATTTCATTTTATGAAGATTCTGATAGTGAAGACGAAACTGAGGAGCTGATCTGTGAAAATTAA